One window of Chryseobacterium sp. JJR-5R genomic DNA carries:
- a CDS encoding GNAT family N-acetyltransferase, producing MYQKLDNPVYHSLNEYHKNFCLNFGDSKFYNPEVAAFGGSLKVAKDKDIAEYLKICDDFLIFGARPQDNFTKVFSQLVCDQYVLEKKIDLDFTEEIVLLQEENNEELLGFIKNFYPYYFKSRTPELGRYFGIFKDNKLVAVTGERMQIADMTEVSAVITDTAYHGKDYAKQLIAFVTDKIFEDHKTPFLHVAESNTGAKKLYDKLGFNHRGTINLRSVKG from the coding sequence ATGTATCAGAAACTAGACAATCCTGTTTATCATTCACTTAATGAATACCACAAAAATTTTTGTTTAAACTTTGGAGATTCTAAGTTTTATAATCCTGAAGTTGCGGCTTTCGGTGGTTCATTAAAGGTAGCAAAAGATAAAGATATCGCAGAATATTTAAAAATCTGTGATGATTTTCTTATTTTCGGAGCTAGGCCTCAAGATAATTTTACAAAAGTATTTTCTCAGCTTGTCTGTGACCAATATGTCTTAGAAAAGAAAATCGACCTGGATTTTACAGAAGAAATAGTCCTTTTACAAGAGGAAAATAATGAAGAACTCTTAGGTTTTATTAAAAACTTCTATCCTTATTACTTTAAAAGCAGAACTCCGGAACTGGGCCGTTATTTTGGCATTTTTAAGGACAATAAACTGGTAGCAGTTACAGGTGAAAGAATGCAGATAGCCGATATGACTGAAGTAAGTGCTGTTATTACAGATACGGCTTATCATGGAAAAGACTATGCCAAACAGCTTATTGCCTTTGTTACCGATAAAATATTTGAAGATCATAAGACTCCTTTCCTCCATGTGGCGGAAAGTAATACTGGCGCTAAAAAACTTTACGATAAATTAGGTTTTAATCACAGAGGAACCATCAATTTACGGAGTGTAAAGGGGTAG
- the surE gene encoding 5'/3'-nucleotidase SurE: MERPLILVTNDDGITAPGIRNLVSFMNEIGDVVVVAPNSPQSGKGHAITINSTLSYEEVQLEGPQTDFSCSGTPVDCVKMALDKILPRRPDIVVSGINHGANSSINVIYSGTMSAAVEAGVESLPAIGFSLLDFSWEADFTQAKDYIQNIVRRTLEQPMPKGVVLNVNIPKLLKEEIKGVKVCKQAHAKWEENFDERINPHGKKYYWLTGYFNNMDESEDADETALANGYISIVPVKFDLTAYEYINTLSEVMKFE; the protein is encoded by the coding sequence ATGGAAAGACCTCTTATTCTGGTTACGAATGATGACGGAATCACAGCACCGGGTATCAGAAATCTTGTCAGTTTTATGAATGAAATCGGAGACGTTGTGGTGGTAGCACCCAACTCCCCTCAAAGCGGTAAAGGCCATGCCATTACCATCAATTCCACTCTGAGTTATGAAGAAGTGCAGCTTGAAGGTCCGCAGACGGATTTTTCATGCAGCGGAACGCCTGTAGACTGTGTAAAAATGGCCCTTGATAAAATTTTACCGAGAAGGCCGGATATTGTGGTTTCAGGAATCAACCACGGAGCCAATTCTTCCATTAACGTGATCTATTCCGGTACCATGTCTGCCGCAGTAGAAGCCGGCGTGGAAAGCCTTCCTGCCATCGGATTCTCCCTGCTGGATTTCAGCTGGGAAGCAGACTTTACACAGGCCAAGGATTATATCCAGAATATTGTCAGAAGAACCCTGGAACAGCCTATGCCTAAAGGAGTTGTTTTAAATGTTAACATCCCGAAACTTTTAAAAGAAGAAATTAAAGGCGTGAAGGTCTGCAAGCAGGCTCATGCCAAATGGGAAGAAAATTTTGACGAAAGGATAAATCCCCACGGTAAAAAATACTACTGGCTGACCGGATATTTCAATAATATGGATGAATCCGAAGATGCTGATGAAACGGCTTTGGCCAACGGATATATCTCAATTGTTCCGGTGAAGTTTGACTTAACAGCGTATGAGTATATAAATACACTGAGCGAGGTAATGAAGTTTGAATAA
- a CDS encoding carboxy terminal-processing peptidase: MWKNFKLNKFLLLIPLTSLMFCFNSPKNDDEKMQTIMVSVKNTLSYLHYSPKPINDAYSKDVYKHYFELVDPGKRYFVQSDMDEFGKHETKLDDYINQGDLTFYKLTIDRLYQRVDEIDKITQDIFSKPINLEEDETLMLEPKVKKVPANKQEQYNEWKKFIKYNILQEIESMNSKEEAQKEKKDSVQKYNLKDTIKYQPLAADQKLKKATDEVKDLVKETFTRFKKRKKMDWFTVYMNAYTEVFDPHTNYYSPKDKEDFDTNFTGKVIGIGAIIQEKKGNLYLGALTIGAPAWKSKQLSEGDKILKVKSKPKEDAVNVVGMLSDEAVRLIRGEKGTPVTLTVQKKDGSIKDVTMIREEVAIEDTFARSVVVNSPNGKKYGFINLPSFNADFENPNGRNASDDIKNEILKLKAQNIEGIVLDLRNNGGGSLTEVGDIMGLFMQAGPYVQVKDGNGKIQTLKNKNETPIWTGPLVIMQNELSASASEILAGVMQDYGRAMIIGSPQSFGKGTVQTFVDLNRFLNTEDDFGSLKLTIQKFYRITGESTQRKGIVSDIQMKDFFTYAEIGERYDDFALAWDKIPATGFKKLNAFDVKALEAKSSGRMSKNSNYQLLLESAQWREQLDKEETITLNINKFNEVMKQRKAQIEKFKVLTKFDNGLKFMLYPAEIEREKKDEAFRKKSEMWIKNMRKDTYLQEAMNIIADMSAKS, from the coding sequence ATGTGGAAAAATTTTAAACTGAATAAATTTTTACTCCTGATTCCATTAACAAGTCTAATGTTTTGTTTCAACTCGCCAAAGAATGATGACGAAAAGATGCAGACGATAATGGTGAGCGTAAAAAATACCCTTTCTTACTTACATTACAGCCCGAAACCGATTAACGATGCTTATTCAAAAGACGTTTACAAGCATTATTTTGAATTGGTGGATCCGGGCAAAAGATATTTCGTTCAGTCTGATATGGATGAATTCGGAAAGCATGAAACCAAGCTTGATGATTATATCAATCAGGGAGACCTTACGTTTTACAAACTGACCATCGACAGGCTGTACCAGAGGGTAGACGAGATTGATAAAATTACACAGGATATCTTCAGTAAGCCGATCAACCTTGAAGAAGATGAAACCCTTATGCTTGAGCCAAAGGTTAAAAAAGTACCGGCAAACAAGCAGGAGCAGTACAACGAATGGAAAAAGTTTATCAAATACAATATCCTTCAGGAAATTGAATCCATGAACAGCAAGGAAGAGGCACAGAAAGAGAAGAAAGACTCTGTGCAGAAGTACAACCTTAAAGATACCATCAAATACCAGCCGCTTGCTGCAGACCAGAAGCTTAAAAAAGCGACTGACGAGGTAAAAGACCTGGTTAAAGAGACCTTCACAAGGTTCAAAAAAAGAAAGAAAATGGATTGGTTCACGGTATATATGAATGCATATACTGAAGTATTCGATCCGCATACCAATTATTATTCCCCGAAAGACAAAGAAGATTTCGATACCAATTTTACAGGGAAAGTAATCGGGATTGGCGCTATCATCCAAGAGAAAAAAGGGAACCTGTACCTGGGAGCCCTGACTATCGGAGCCCCTGCCTGGAAATCAAAACAGCTTTCTGAAGGGGATAAGATCCTAAAGGTAAAATCCAAACCGAAAGAAGATGCCGTGAACGTAGTAGGAATGCTTTCTGATGAAGCCGTACGTCTGATCAGGGGTGAAAAAGGAACTCCGGTAACGCTGACGGTTCAGAAAAAAGACGGAAGTATCAAAGATGTTACCATGATTCGTGAAGAAGTGGCTATTGAAGATACTTTTGCAAGAAGTGTGGTAGTCAATTCACCGAACGGAAAAAAATACGGTTTTATCAACCTGCCGAGCTTTAACGCTGATTTTGAAAATCCGAACGGAAGAAACGCTTCAGATGACATCAAAAATGAGATATTAAAGCTGAAAGCCCAGAATATTGAAGGCATTGTTTTAGACTTAAGGAATAACGGAGGGGGTTCATTAACCGAAGTAGGGGATATTATGGGTCTTTTCATGCAGGCCGGGCCTTACGTACAGGTAAAAGACGGAAACGGGAAAATCCAGACCTTAAAGAATAAGAATGAAACCCCGATCTGGACAGGCCCGCTGGTGATCATGCAGAATGAGCTTTCTGCTTCGGCTTCTGAAATCTTGGCCGGTGTTATGCAGGATTACGGAAGGGCAATGATTATCGGTTCGCCGCAGTCTTTCGGGAAGGGAACCGTTCAGACATTCGTTGACCTGAACAGATTCCTGAATACGGAAGATGATTTCGGATCCTTAAAACTGACCATCCAGAAATTCTACAGGATAACAGGAGAATCTACCCAGAGAAAAGGGATTGTTTCCGATATCCAGATGAAAGATTTCTTTACCTATGCCGAAATCGGGGAAAGATATGATGACTTTGCTTTGGCATGGGACAAGATTCCGGCAACGGGTTTCAAGAAATTAAACGCTTTCGATGTGAAAGCCCTGGAAGCCAAAAGTTCCGGCAGAATGTCCAAAAACAGCAATTACCAGTTGTTACTGGAATCTGCGCAATGGAGAGAACAGCTGGATAAAGAAGAGACCATCACTTTGAATATCAATAAATTCAATGAAGTAATGAAGCAGAGAAAAGCCCAGATAGAGAAATTCAAAGTATTGACAAAATTTGATAACGGACTGAAATTCATGCTGTATCCTGCCGAAATTGAAAGAGAGAAAAAAGATGAAGCATTCAGGAAGAAGTCTGAAATGTGGATTAAAAATATGAGAAAAGATACTTACCTTCAGGAAGCCATGAATATCATTGCAGACATGAGTGCAAAATCATAA
- a CDS encoding AraC family transcriptional regulator, with product MEKYKKRIVNAIRYIDDHPDTELTLETVSEAAAYSPFHFHRIFRLITGETVQGYIMRRRIERCAFYLASRKNVQVKDIYLQFGFSSHSSFNKAFKKHYGLSPSAFRKSAPESFHRISAEHSMNGQTNAIFSQYICQIENLLKWAEMNLKIKVTDLPEMNLAAVMSLGIARVEPSFNILISWAKARKLFPRENVKMLSVYHDSFKVTPPDKVRIHACMLLDEPLQRQDGEVFPETAEAGKFIVGSGEVTLADFEQCWVSLFLWMNENSYSMRKAFPFEVYHTNFREHPEGKMMVDFCIPID from the coding sequence ATGGAAAAATATAAAAAAAGAATTGTTAATGCCATCCGGTATATTGATGATCATCCGGATACGGAGCTTACACTGGAAACCGTTTCAGAGGCTGCTGCCTATTCACCGTTTCATTTCCACAGGATTTTTAGGCTGATTACAGGAGAAACCGTACAGGGCTATATCATGCGGAGAAGAATTGAAAGATGTGCATTCTATCTTGCTTCACGGAAGAATGTGCAGGTAAAGGATATTTATCTTCAGTTCGGGTTTTCCAGCCATTCCTCCTTTAACAAAGCTTTTAAGAAGCATTACGGATTATCTCCTTCCGCTTTCAGAAAATCAGCACCTGAAAGCTTTCACAGGATTTCTGCGGAACACAGCATGAACGGACAAACCAATGCCATTTTCAGCCAGTACATTTGCCAAATAGAAAACCTTTTAAAATGGGCTGAAATGAATTTAAAAATTAAAGTAACAGATCTTCCGGAAATGAACCTGGCAGCGGTAATGAGCCTTGGGATTGCCCGGGTAGAACCATCTTTTAACATCCTGATCAGTTGGGCAAAAGCAAGGAAACTATTTCCGCGCGAAAACGTAAAAATGCTTTCCGTATACCATGACAGCTTCAAAGTAACGCCGCCGGATAAAGTAAGGATCCACGCATGTATGCTTCTGGATGAGCCTTTGCAGCGGCAGGATGGCGAAGTTTTTCCTGAAACTGCAGAAGCCGGGAAATTTATCGTCGGAAGCGGCGAAGTCACCCTGGCCGATTTTGAACAATGCTGGGTTTCACTCTTTTTATGGATGAATGAAAACAGTTATTCTATGCGCAAAGCCTTCCCTTTTGAGGTCTACCACACCAATTTCAGGGAACATCCGGAAGGAAAAATGATGGTGGATTTCTGTATCCCCATTGATTAG
- a CDS encoding superoxide dismutase family protein, with protein sequence MKSKTLVVLGASALFAVSCGTTYTYQVMSKSNTQTGGTARFTQKGNEVVMKLDVTNLTPGIHAVHIHEKGDCSAADGTSTGGHWNPSKNDHGKWGAEHFHMGDIGNLTADQSGNAMLTFTTDKWCLGCTDESKNIIGKGLIIHAAADDFHTQPTGNAGGRVGCIEIK encoded by the coding sequence ATGAAAAGCAAAACATTAGTAGTATTAGGTGCGTCTGCCCTGTTTGCTGTTTCCTGCGGCACTACCTATACCTACCAGGTCATGTCTAAAAGCAATACGCAGACCGGCGGAACGGCGAGGTTTACCCAAAAAGGAAATGAAGTGGTCATGAAACTGGATGTAACCAACCTGACCCCGGGAATCCACGCGGTACACATTCATGAAAAAGGCGACTGTTCGGCGGCAGACGGAACCTCAACGGGCGGACACTGGAATCCTTCTAAAAACGACCACGGAAAATGGGGCGCTGAACATTTCCATATGGGAGACATCGGTAACCTGACGGCTGACCAGAGCGGCAATGCCATGCTGACATTCACAACTGATAAATGGTGCCTGGGGTGTACTGATGAATCTAAGAATATCATCGGGAAAGGCCTGATCATCCATGCCGCAGCAGATGATTTCCATACCCAGCCTACAGGAAATGCCGGAGGGAGAGTGGGCTGTATAGAAATAAAATAA
- a CDS encoding DUF4249 domain-containing protein, giving the protein MKNIVLIITALFLVTACEKEIDLDLENQSGKIVIEGNITDQAGPYFVKITKSVDFTESNQYPAVANAQVVLSDNAGHTETMQYAGNGVYQASAFTGQPGRVYTLNINAEGQQYTAQSTMPQPVDFEGLEQDSFMVGGETSYTLLPVFTDSPALGNRYLFVFTVNNNPKKFFSEFSDNVNNGLPNQRPLLLPNDDEETDDIKVVAGDMIHVEMQSIDNNVYTFYSALLQLSGGGPGGGVTPANPPGNISNGSLGYFSAHTVRTKSIVIQ; this is encoded by the coding sequence ATGAAAAATATAGTTTTAATCATAACTGCCTTATTTTTGGTAACGGCCTGCGAAAAAGAAATCGATCTTGACCTGGAAAACCAGAGCGGTAAAATCGTCATCGAAGGCAATATAACGGATCAGGCCGGGCCTTATTTTGTAAAAATAACAAAGTCGGTGGATTTTACAGAGTCCAATCAGTATCCGGCTGTTGCGAATGCCCAGGTGGTTTTAAGCGATAATGCCGGTCACACGGAAACCATGCAGTATGCAGGCAACGGAGTTTATCAGGCATCCGCATTTACAGGACAGCCCGGAAGAGTTTACACGTTGAATATCAATGCCGAAGGGCAGCAGTACACTGCACAGAGCACCATGCCTCAACCGGTAGATTTCGAGGGGCTTGAGCAGGATTCTTTCATGGTGGGAGGAGAGACAAGCTATACGCTTCTGCCTGTCTTTACAGATTCTCCCGCTTTAGGAAACCGTTATCTTTTCGTTTTTACGGTAAACAATAACCCTAAAAAATTCTTCTCGGAATTCTCTGATAATGTAAACAATGGGCTCCCGAACCAAAGGCCTCTGCTGCTGCCGAATGATGATGAAGAAACAGATGATATCAAAGTGGTGGCGGGAGATATGATCCATGTCGAGATGCAGTCGATTGATAACAATGTCTATACTTTTTATTCCGCTCTTCTGCAGCTTTCAGGAGGAGGCCCGGGAGGAGGAGTCACGCCGGCTAATCCTCCAGGCAATATCAGCAACGGGTCTTTAGGGTATTTTTCTGCCCATACCGTCAGGACAAAAAGCATTGTGATCCAGTAA
- a CDS encoding TonB-dependent receptor yields MNTRILFLISFLSLTVSFAQVKISGKVTYKNKGVGEVNVTLKDTYDGATTDADGNFSFETSEKGNKILTFTHPKYDDVEKAVILESPDVSVIAELKEQISEIDAVVVSAGSIEASDKKRATALLTPIDIYTTAGANGQISSALTYLPGVQKIGETEGLFIRGGTGTESKIFMDGSLINNYFSNSVPGIAGRDRFNTSLFKGNIFSSGGYSALYGQALSGALMLESVDLPDQSSYDFGISPIFLNAGFQKLSDNGNYSYGATLGYSNLKLMQEALNFNTNFTDAPEGLNSDFNFRIKTKSGGFFKYYGMYNANSLGVKTESLEPEYDFSGVNLKGKNTYHNLSYKQKFGKYLLNTGASYSFNRSDLNFSTEKNNVETGNTNLLTDGNYINVKAILERKINKISALRAGFELNSTGEKTGFGDFAQRKYKDLISSAFMETDLGFSNRFSAKIGARAEYSSYLEKSNIAPRLALAYRLAKDWTASFAYGLFYQNPESKYINGPANLDFQESQHYIFQVQRAADGRSLRFEAFYKKYDDLLKVKNLPYVDSQNQYVQTADNNNGYGYAKGLELFWRDKKTFKNIDYWVSYSFLDSKRDFMNYPFSLKPGFASEHTLSAVAKKFVTNWKTGFNLSYTYAKGRPYYDIASENVTGEPEYYIRHEGRLKSFNALNFSLNYLPNLGKKDAKAFTILVLSVSNILGSKNVYGYNFSNSDGGAKRSAVVPPVNTFVFVGAFISFGVDKTEDAINNNL; encoded by the coding sequence ATGAACACAAGAATACTATTTTTAATTTCTTTCTTATCCCTTACTGTAAGCTTTGCCCAGGTAAAGATTTCAGGTAAAGTAACCTATAAAAACAAGGGCGTGGGAGAAGTTAATGTTACCTTAAAAGATACCTATGACGGAGCAACAACCGATGCAGACGGGAATTTCTCTTTTGAAACTTCAGAAAAAGGAAATAAAATTCTCACCTTCACCCATCCGAAATACGATGATGTCGAAAAGGCCGTTATCCTTGAAAGCCCGGATGTTTCCGTTATCGCAGAACTGAAAGAACAGATCAGTGAAATTGATGCCGTGGTGGTTTCCGCAGGTTCTATCGAAGCGAGTGACAAAAAAAGGGCAACAGCACTCCTGACCCCGATTGATATTTATACCACAGCCGGAGCAAACGGGCAGATTTCCTCAGCGCTTACCTATCTTCCCGGGGTACAGAAAATAGGCGAAACGGAAGGCCTGTTCATCAGGGGCGGAACGGGCACCGAATCTAAAATTTTTATGGACGGAAGCCTGATCAATAATTACTTTTCCAACTCAGTACCGGGAATTGCAGGCCGGGACCGCTTCAATACGTCGCTTTTCAAAGGGAATATTTTTTCAAGCGGAGGGTATTCTGCTTTATACGGACAGGCCTTATCCGGTGCTCTGATGCTGGAAAGCGTAGATCTGCCAGACCAGAGTTCCTATGATTTCGGCATTTCCCCGATCTTCCTGAATGCAGGATTCCAGAAACTCAGTGATAACGGCAATTATTCTTACGGGGCAACCTTAGGATACTCCAACCTTAAACTGATGCAGGAAGCTCTTAATTTTAATACAAATTTCACAGATGCGCCTGAAGGGCTCAACAGTGATTTTAATTTCAGAATCAAAACAAAATCAGGAGGGTTTTTTAAATACTACGGGATGTACAATGCCAACAGTCTGGGGGTAAAAACGGAAAGCCTGGAACCTGAATATGATTTTTCGGGGGTTAATTTAAAGGGAAAAAATACGTACCATAACCTTTCATACAAACAAAAATTCGGAAAATACCTGTTGAATACGGGAGCTTCATATTCTTTCAACCGTTCAGACCTGAATTTTTCGACTGAAAAAAACAATGTAGAAACAGGAAATACAAATCTTCTGACAGATGGAAATTATATCAACGTTAAAGCGATTCTGGAAAGAAAAATCAATAAAATCAGTGCACTGAGGGCAGGGTTTGAGCTGAACAGTACCGGTGAAAAAACAGGTTTCGGAGATTTCGCACAGAGAAAATACAAAGATTTGATTTCTTCCGCCTTTATGGAAACAGATCTTGGTTTCAGCAACCGGTTTTCAGCAAAGATCGGGGCAAGGGCAGAGTATTCCTCTTACCTGGAAAAAAGCAATATTGCTCCCCGTCTGGCCTTAGCTTACCGCCTGGCTAAAGACTGGACGGCTTCTTTCGCGTACGGGCTTTTTTACCAGAATCCGGAAAGCAAATACATCAACGGGCCTGCAAACCTGGATTTTCAGGAATCACAGCATTATATTTTCCAGGTTCAGCGGGCTGCAGACGGAAGGAGCCTGAGGTTTGAGGCTTTTTATAAAAAATATGATGACCTGTTGAAAGTTAAAAACCTTCCGTATGTTGACAGCCAGAATCAATATGTCCAGACCGCTGACAATAACAACGGATATGGCTATGCCAAAGGGCTTGAGCTGTTCTGGAGGGATAAGAAAACATTCAAGAATATAGATTACTGGGTCAGCTATTCTTTCCTGGATTCCAAAAGGGATTTTATGAATTATCCCTTCAGCCTGAAACCCGGTTTCGCTTCAGAACATACCTTGTCTGCTGTAGCAAAAAAATTTGTGACAAACTGGAAAACGGGTTTTAATCTTTCTTATACATATGCAAAAGGACGCCCATATTACGATATTGCTTCTGAAAACGTTACCGGTGAACCTGAATATTATATCAGGCATGAAGGCCGCCTGAAGAGTTTTAATGCCCTGAACTTCAGCCTGAACTACCTCCCGAACCTGGGTAAAAAAGATGCAAAGGCATTTACCATACTGGTTCTGAGTGTTTCCAATATCTTAGGATCGAAAAATGTATACGGCTATAACTTTTCAAATTCAGATGGCGGGGCAAAAAGATCAGCGGTTGTCCCGCCTGTAAATACCTTTGTCTTCGTAGGGGCTTTTATCAGCTTCGGAGTAGATAAAACCGAGGATGCCATTAACAATAATCTGTAA
- a CDS encoding TonB-dependent receptor, which produces MQTFLLKAATSAAAICFSTVVFAQQYSVSGTVKDKKNGELLIGVTVRVAEDPSVSVVANEYGFYSLSLPKGTYRLIVSNPGYKDFQQSITVEDNIKQDLQLDSGEGEEEERTGKIDEVVISGIKKDRNLTSAQMGTESLSIKSIEKLPVLFGEKDVMKTIQLLPGIKSNGEGSSGFSVRGGATDQNLILLDEAAVYNASHLLGFFSTFNSDALKDASIIKGNSPAQYGGRLSSVLDVKMKDGNNKDYNVNGGIGLISSRLSVEGPIQKEKSSFIVSGRRTYADVFLKATDDFKDSKLYFYDLNLKANYQINENNRLYLSGYFGRDVLGLGDTFSTDWGNTTATLRWNSIISSKLFSNTSLIYSNYNYNVSLSSNNNTFGLDSVIDDWNLKQDFTWFAGNRHSVRFGLQSVYHTITPSSASGTSVSSFPRNSRYSWENAFYINDDFKATEKLTINYGARVSLFSVLGGDTFNTYENGILTGSEFLEKGKFGKTYVNLEPRITANYRINEVSSVKGGYSRNTQNLHLLSNSGSGNPTDQWIGSSYTVKPEIADQVSAGYSRNFSNNNYELNAEVYYKSMQNQIDYKNGAQISFDTAADVESELLFGKGRAYGLEIIAKKKSGRLTGWISYTLSKTERKINGINDNEWYNARVDKTHDLSVVATYELNPKWSFSGLFLYSTGNAVTFPTGKYELNGQTIFQYSSRNADRMPAYHRMDLNATYEPEGSKRFKGSWSFGIYNIYGRENAYTITFEDNPDKPGTTRAVQTSLFKWVPNITYNFKF; this is translated from the coding sequence ATGCAGACATTCCTTTTAAAGGCGGCCACTTCCGCAGCAGCAATCTGTTTCAGTACTGTTGTTTTTGCACAGCAGTATTCGGTAAGCGGCACAGTAAAAGACAAAAAAAACGGCGAATTGCTGATCGGAGTTACCGTAAGGGTTGCTGAGGATCCTTCTGTTTCAGTGGTTGCCAATGAATACGGCTTTTACTCGCTTTCCCTTCCGAAAGGAACCTACCGCCTGATAGTTTCCAATCCCGGATATAAAGATTTTCAGCAGAGCATCACCGTTGAAGACAACATCAAGCAGGACCTACAGCTGGATTCCGGAGAAGGGGAGGAAGAAGAAAGAACCGGGAAAATTGATGAGGTGGTGATTTCAGGAATTAAAAAAGACAGGAACCTGACTTCCGCGCAGATGGGAACGGAAAGCTTAAGCATTAAAAGTATTGAGAAGCTTCCGGTCTTATTCGGTGAAAAAGATGTCATGAAAACAATACAGCTTTTACCCGGCATCAAAAGCAACGGTGAAGGCAGCAGCGGCTTCAGCGTAAGAGGCGGGGCTACCGACCAGAATCTTATCCTACTGGATGAAGCAGCAGTGTATAATGCTTCTCATCTTCTTGGCTTTTTCAGCACTTTTAACAGTGATGCCCTGAAAGATGCCAGCATCATCAAGGGAAACAGCCCTGCCCAGTACGGAGGAAGGCTATCTTCTGTTCTGGATGTCAAAATGAAGGACGGGAACAATAAAGATTACAATGTCAACGGAGGAATCGGGCTGATCAGCAGCAGGCTAAGCGTTGAGGGGCCCATCCAGAAGGAAAAATCTTCATTCATCGTTTCAGGAAGAAGAACGTATGCTGATGTATTCCTTAAGGCAACGGATGATTTCAAAGACAGCAAGCTGTATTTCTATGATTTAAACCTGAAGGCAAATTACCAGATCAATGAAAACAACCGGCTTTACTTATCAGGATACTTCGGAAGGGATGTTTTGGGATTGGGAGATACTTTTTCTACAGACTGGGGAAATACAACGGCCACTCTACGCTGGAACAGCATCATCAGCAGTAAACTGTTCTCCAATACATCACTGATCTACAGCAACTACAATTACAATGTAAGCCTGAGCAGCAACAACAATACTTTCGGGCTGGATTCGGTGATCGATGACTGGAACCTGAAACAGGATTTTACCTGGTTTGCCGGGAACAGGCATTCTGTCCGTTTCGGTTTACAGTCTGTTTACCATACCATTACGCCAAGCAGTGCTTCCGGTACCAGTGTAAGCAGCTTTCCGAGAAATTCAAGGTATTCCTGGGAAAATGCATTTTATATAAATGATGATTTCAAGGCAACCGAAAAACTGACCATCAATTACGGGGCGAGGGTTTCGCTGTTCAGTGTTTTGGGCGGCGATACTTTTAACACCTATGAAAACGGCATACTTACCGGTTCTGAATTTCTGGAAAAAGGGAAATTCGGGAAAACATATGTTAACCTTGAACCGCGGATTACCGCGAATTACAGGATCAATGAAGTGAGCAGCGTAAAGGGAGGCTATTCCCGGAATACCCAGAACCTGCACCTGCTGAGCAACAGCGGAAGCGGAAACCCTACCGATCAGTGGATCGGGAGTAGCTATACCGTAAAACCTGAAATTGCAGATCAGGTAAGCGCGGGTTACAGCAGGAATTTCAGCAATAATAATTACGAGCTGAATGCCGAGGTGTATTACAAATCCATGCAGAACCAGATTGACTACAAAAACGGGGCACAGATTTCATTCGATACTGCAGCCGATGTAGAAAGTGAGCTGCTTTTCGGGAAGGGAAGGGCTTACGGCCTTGAAATCATTGCCAAAAAGAAAAGCGGAAGACTCACCGGCTGGATTTCCTATACCTTATCCAAAACAGAAAGGAAGATAAACGGCATCAATGACAATGAATGGTATAATGCAAGGGTGGATAAAACCCATGACCTTTCGGTAGTAGCAACCTATGAGCTGAACCCGAAATGGTCTTTTTCAGGATTATTCCTCTACAGCACCGGAAATGCGGTAACATTCCCTACCGGAAAGTATGAGCTGAACGGACAGACGATCTTCCAGTACAGCAGCCGGAATGCCGACAGGATGCCTGCTTACCACCGGATGGATCTGAACGCTACTTATGAGCCGGAAGGCAGTAAACGGTTTAAAGGTTCCTGGTCATTTGGTATTTACAACATCTACGGGCGTGAAAATGCCTACACGATTACTTTTGAAGACAATCCTGACAAACCGGGAACAACAAGGGCAGTGCAGACTTCGCTGTTCAAATGGGTACCCAATATCACGTATAATTTCAAATTTTAA